A stretch of the Streptomyces venezuelae genome encodes the following:
- a CDS encoding S41 family peptidase yields MPGRPPYCLRPRDLRRGAALTLALLGALGTAASTGCFGGQTDHRTVEISSVDLAAPAASAAPPARPPGTADRDAVARAAAEAVADGKSGKKAAQEVVSRSGDRWGRVYDRTEYAGFASDLEGRWTGVGLWAGCRRDGGVEVDRVQPGGPADRAGIRAGDRLLTVDGKPVAGLTTAEVVTLLRGTAGTPVVLKLRRDGRERTETLRREQLHTEPVTVRTLPGGITVIKVSSFTRGSGDRVREAVRAAPPGAGLMLDLRGNPGGLVAEAVQAASAFLDGGLVATYDVRGVQRALHAAPGGDTTRPLVALVDGGTMSAAELLTGALQDRGRAVTVGSRTFGKGSVQLPTELPDGSVAELTVGTYRTPAGRSLDGRGITPDLTAGGERTEERARAVLSGLGATR; encoded by the coding sequence ATGCCGGGCCGCCCCCCGTACTGTCTCCGGCCCCGTGACCTGCGTCGCGGGGCCGCTCTGACCTTGGCCTTACTCGGTGCTCTCGGCACGGCCGCCAGCACCGGCTGCTTCGGCGGCCAGACCGACCACCGCACGGTCGAGATCTCCTCCGTGGACCTCGCGGCTCCGGCCGCCTCCGCCGCACCGCCCGCCCGGCCGCCGGGGACCGCCGACCGGGATGCGGTGGCCCGGGCCGCGGCCGAGGCCGTCGCCGACGGGAAATCGGGCAAGAAGGCCGCCCAGGAAGTGGTCAGCCGCAGCGGGGACCGCTGGGGCCGGGTCTACGACCGCACCGAGTACGCCGGCTTCGCCTCCGACCTCGAAGGCCGCTGGACCGGCGTCGGCCTGTGGGCCGGCTGCCGCCGCGACGGCGGCGTCGAGGTCGACCGGGTCCAGCCCGGCGGCCCCGCCGACCGGGCCGGCATCCGGGCCGGCGACCGCCTGCTCACGGTGGACGGGAAACCGGTGGCCGGCCTCACCACCGCCGAGGTGGTCACCCTGCTCCGCGGCACCGCCGGTACACCCGTGGTGCTGAAACTGCGGCGGGACGGCCGCGAGCGCACCGAGACCCTGCGCCGCGAGCAGCTGCACACCGAGCCGGTCACCGTCCGGACCCTTCCCGGCGGCATCACCGTGATCAAGGTCTCCTCCTTCACCCGCGGCTCCGGCGACCGGGTCCGCGAGGCCGTCCGCGCCGCCCCGCCCGGCGCCGGCCTCATGCTCGACCTGCGCGGCAACCCCGGCGGCCTGGTCGCCGAGGCCGTGCAGGCCGCCTCCGCCTTCCTCGACGGCGGCCTGGTCGCGACGTACGACGTACGCGGGGTGCAGCGCGCCCTCCACGCAGCGCCCGGCGGTGACACCACCCGCCCGCTGGTGGCGCTGGTGGACGGCGGCACCATGAGCGCCGCCGAGCTCCTCACCGGAGCCCTCCAGGACCGGGGCCGCGCGGTCACCGTGGGCAGCCGCACCTTCGGCAAGGGCTCGGTGCAGCTGCCCACGGAGCTCCCCGACGGCTCGGTGGCAGAGCTGACCGTGGGCACGTACCGCACGCCGGCGGGCCGCAGCCTGGACGGCCGGGGCATCACCCCGGACCTGACGGCGGGCGGAGAGCGGACCGAGGAGCGGGCCCGCGCGGTATTGAGTGGCCTCGGGGCCACCCGGTAG
- a CDS encoding MFS transporter, which translates to MTQATTTTRSPARPAPASASAPLITATGQTLVLAATGPAPARRVPERAGPFAPYRRLLATPGARGFTTGNLIARLPIGMFGVSAVMMIAGQRGSYALAGAVAATGLAATAVVAPWTARLIDRHGQARIALPATLVAVLGALALVLCVRRQAPDWTLFACYAATAATPNIGGMSRARWTHLLRGDAKAHHTAMSFEQAADEACYMFGPVLAAFLCTALFPEAGTLAGAALLLTGMLVFTAQRDTEPPVSPAVHHGSPLRTPGMRPLLVLFLALGALFGSMEIASIGYLDERGLGAASGLILALQAAGSCIAGLVYGTLRPKSLRTCVLALAVAMTLPATAVLTGLLPLLGCALLVAGMATAPTMVTAMSLVQRLTPPDRLNEGMTVAVTAILAGIAGGSAAGGWLVEHLGPAAAYGLPVAAALTALAVSRRPGR; encoded by the coding sequence ATGACCCAGGCCACCACCACGACCCGCTCCCCCGCCCGGCCCGCACCCGCGTCCGCGTCCGCTCCGCTGATCACGGCCACCGGCCAGACCCTGGTCCTGGCCGCGACCGGCCCGGCACCCGCCCGCCGGGTCCCGGAGCGGGCGGGCCCGTTCGCCCCGTACCGGCGGCTGCTCGCCACCCCGGGGGCCCGCGGGTTCACCACCGGCAACCTGATCGCCCGGCTGCCCATCGGCATGTTCGGGGTCAGCGCGGTGATGATGATCGCGGGCCAGCGCGGCTCGTACGCCCTCGCGGGCGCGGTCGCGGCCACCGGACTGGCCGCCACCGCCGTGGTCGCACCGTGGACGGCCCGCCTGATCGACCGGCACGGCCAGGCCCGGATCGCCCTCCCGGCCACCCTGGTCGCGGTGCTCGGCGCCCTGGCGCTGGTCCTCTGCGTCCGCCGGCAGGCCCCCGACTGGACCCTGTTCGCCTGCTACGCGGCCACCGCCGCCACCCCCAACATCGGCGGCATGTCCCGGGCCCGCTGGACCCACCTGCTGCGCGGGGACGCGAAGGCGCACCACACGGCGATGTCCTTCGAGCAGGCGGCGGACGAGGCCTGCTACATGTTCGGGCCGGTACTGGCGGCCTTCCTCTGCACCGCCCTCTTCCCCGAGGCGGGCACCCTGGCCGGCGCGGCCCTGCTGCTCACCGGGATGCTGGTCTTCACCGCCCAGCGGGACACCGAGCCGCCGGTCTCCCCCGCCGTGCACCACGGCTCCCCGCTGCGCACGCCCGGCATGCGGCCCCTGCTGGTCCTCTTCCTCGCCCTGGGTGCACTGTTCGGCTCGATGGAGATCGCCTCCATCGGCTACCTCGACGAGCGCGGCCTGGGAGCGGCCTCCGGGCTGATCCTGGCCCTCCAGGCCGCCGGCTCCTGCATCGCGGGACTGGTCTACGGCACGCTCCGCCCGAAGTCCCTCCGCACCTGCGTGCTCGCCCTGGCGGTGGCGATGACCCTGCCCGCGACCGCGGTGCTCACGGGTCTCCTCCCGCTGCTGGGCTGCGCCCTGCTGGTGGCCGGGATGGCCACCGCGCCGACCATGGTCACCGCCATGTCCCTGGTGCAGCGGCTGACTCCGCCGGACCGGCTCAACGAGGGCATGACGGTGGCCGTGACGGCCATCCTGGCCGGGATCGCGGGCGGTTCGGCGGCGGGCGGCTGGCTGGTGGAACACCTCGGCCCGGCTGCCGCGTACGGGCTGCCGGTGGCGGCGGCACTGACGGCCCTGGCGGTGTCCCGCCGGCCGGGACGCTGA
- a CDS encoding type II toxin-antitoxin system Phd/YefM family antitoxin — protein MSISASEARATLFPLIERVNTDHAPVRITSKNGDAVLMSADDYDSWQETVYLLRSPANAQRLMEAVARDRESAPEVTKSMDELRELTGGEA, from the coding sequence ATGTCCATAAGCGCCAGCGAAGCCCGGGCCACGCTCTTCCCGCTCATCGAGCGTGTCAACACCGACCACGCCCCGGTGCGCATCACCTCCAAGAACGGCGACGCCGTCCTCATGTCCGCCGACGACTACGACTCCTGGCAGGAGACCGTCTACCTGCTCCGCTCCCCGGCCAATGCCCAGCGGCTGATGGAGGCCGTGGCCCGTGACCGGGAGAGCGCGCCCGAGGTCACCAAGAGCATGGACGAGCTGAGGGAGCTCACGGGGGGCGAAGCGTGA
- a CDS encoding LysR family transcriptional regulator, with the protein MTNRDLEPRLLRGFLAVAEELHFTRAAARLYVAQQALSRDVRRLERELGAELFVRTTRQVELTADGQRLLPHARRVLQAHEELAAAFGPDPGRPLLVDLNTAGSGTARTVLERARELAPGCELMARFESGLTHAAAEILAGRLDASFGRVGGLEPAVRARLAWQAVRYEPLAVLLPEDHPLAPLPAVPVTALAGETVYAGAGNPRTAEWTDLAHRLFDGRGIALAPPAPVAVGKAEFSRVMAKTRNPVLVTVDFPDMPGSVKRPLVDPVPLSPLSLVWRKGFGHPGLDALRAAAAGLADVHDWLGEPEDGWRPEPLTSSDSGG; encoded by the coding sequence GTGACCAACCGCGATCTCGAACCGCGCCTGCTCCGCGGCTTCCTGGCCGTGGCGGAAGAGCTGCACTTCACCCGCGCCGCCGCCCGGCTGTACGTCGCCCAGCAGGCCCTCAGCCGGGACGTTCGCCGACTGGAACGGGAGCTGGGCGCCGAGCTGTTCGTCCGTACCACCCGCCAGGTGGAACTCACCGCCGACGGACAGCGGCTGCTGCCGCACGCCCGCCGCGTCCTGCAGGCGCACGAGGAGCTGGCCGCCGCCTTCGGCCCGGACCCCGGCCGGCCCCTGCTGGTCGACCTCAACACCGCCGGCTCCGGTACCGCCCGGACCGTGCTGGAACGGGCCCGGGAACTCGCCCCGGGCTGCGAGCTGATGGCCCGGTTCGAGAGCGGGCTGACCCATGCCGCCGCCGAGATCCTCGCGGGCCGGCTGGACGCCTCGTTCGGCCGGGTCGGCGGACTGGAGCCCGCCGTCCGGGCCCGGCTCGCCTGGCAGGCCGTCCGGTACGAGCCGCTCGCCGTGCTGCTGCCCGAGGACCACCCACTCGCCCCGCTGCCGGCCGTGCCGGTCACCGCGCTCGCCGGGGAGACGGTGTACGCGGGCGCCGGGAACCCGCGGACCGCGGAATGGACCGACCTCGCCCACCGCCTGTTCGACGGCCGGGGCATCGCGCTCGCACCGCCCGCGCCGGTGGCCGTCGGCAAGGCGGAGTTCAGCCGGGTGATGGCCAAGACCCGCAACCCGGTCCTGGTGACCGTGGACTTCCCGGACATGCCGGGGAGCGTCAAACGACCGCTGGTGGACCCCGTACCGCTGTCCCCGCTGTCCCTGGTCTGGCGGAAGGGATTCGGCCACCCCGGGCTCGACGCGCTGCGCGCAGCCGCCGCCGGACTGGCCGACGTACACGACTGGCTCGGCGAACCGGAGGACGGCTGGCGGCCGGAACCGCTCACATCCTCCGACAGCGGTGGGTGA
- the prfB gene encoding peptide chain release factor 2, with the protein MAVVDVSEELKSLSSTMGSIEAVLDLDKLRAEIAVLEEQAAVPSLWDDPEAAQKITSKLSHLQAEVRKTEALRGRIDDLAVLFELAQEMDDADTLAEAEAELASVRKALDEMEVRTLLSGEYAEREALVNIRAEAGGVDASDFAERLQRMYLRWAERHGYSTEVYETSYAEEAGIKSTTFVVKAPYAYGTLSVEQGTHRLVRISPFDNQGRRQTSFAGVEVLPVVETSDHVEIDESELRVDVYRASGPGGQGVNTTDSAVRITHIPTGIVVSCQNERSQIQNKASAMNVLQAKLLERRRQEEQAKMDALKDGGSSWGNQMRSYVLHPYQMVKDLRTEFEVGNPQAVLDGEIDGFLEAGIRWRKQQEQTA; encoded by the coding sequence GTGGCAGTCGTCGATGTTTCCGAAGAGCTGAAGTCCCTCTCCTCGACCATGGGGTCGATCGAGGCCGTCCTGGACCTCGACAAGCTGAGGGCAGAAATCGCCGTGCTCGAGGAGCAGGCCGCGGTGCCGTCCCTGTGGGACGACCCCGAGGCGGCCCAGAAGATCACGAGCAAGCTTTCGCACCTCCAGGCCGAGGTCCGCAAGACCGAGGCCCTCCGCGGCCGTATCGACGACCTCGCCGTTCTGTTCGAGCTCGCCCAGGAGATGGACGACGCGGACACCCTCGCCGAGGCCGAGGCCGAGCTGGCGTCCGTCCGCAAGGCGCTGGACGAGATGGAGGTCCGTACCCTCCTCTCCGGCGAGTACGCCGAGCGCGAGGCCCTGGTCAACATCCGTGCCGAGGCCGGCGGCGTCGACGCTTCCGACTTCGCCGAGCGCCTCCAGCGGATGTACCTCCGCTGGGCCGAGCGCCACGGCTACTCGACCGAGGTGTACGAGACCTCGTACGCGGAAGAGGCCGGCATCAAGTCGACCACCTTCGTGGTCAAGGCCCCCTACGCCTACGGCACCCTCTCCGTCGAGCAGGGCACCCACCGCCTGGTCCGCATCTCGCCCTTCGACAACCAGGGCCGCCGCCAGACCTCCTTCGCGGGCGTCGAGGTGCTCCCGGTCGTCGAGACCAGCGACCACGTCGAGATCGACGAGTCCGAGCTGCGCGTGGACGTCTACCGTGCCTCCGGCCCCGGCGGCCAGGGCGTCAACACCACCGACTCGGCGGTCCGGATCACGCACATCCCGACCGGCATCGTGGTTTCCTGCCAGAACGAGCGCTCCCAGATCCAGAACAAGGCGAGCGCCATGAACGTCCTCCAGGCCAAGCTGCTGGAGCGGCGCCGCCAGGAGGAGCAGGCCAAGATGGACGCCCTCAAGGACGGCGGCAGCTCCTGGGGCAACCAGATGCGCTCCTACGTCCTGCACCCGTACCAGATGGTCAAGGACCTGCGGACGGAGTTCGAGGTCGGCAACCCGCAGGCCGTGCTGGACGGCGAGATCGACGGCTTCCTCGAGGCCGGCATCCGCTGGCGCAAGCAGCAGGAGCAGACCGCCTAG
- a CDS encoding nitrate/nitrite transporter — protein sequence MTGTAPRTGGRWIERWDPEDETFWKESGERIARRNLVYSVLSEHIGFSIWSLWSVMVLFMGPQYGIDPAGKFFLIATATFVGAFVRVPYTFAVARFGGRNWTVVSALLLLAPTVAAIVVMEPGTSYSTFLVVAALTGVGGGNFASSMTNINAFFPLRKKGWALGLNAGGGNIGVPVVQLAGLLVIGTAGAGHPRILLGAYIPLVVIAATLAWLRMDNLAPVRNDTGAVRESLRDAHTWIMAFLYIGTFGSFIGYSFAFGLVLQTQFGRTPLQAASLTFIGPLLGSLIRPVGGWLADRHGGARITLGTFVAMAAATGVVIFASVRESLPVFLAGFVSLFVLSGLGNGSTYKMIPGIFQAKALARGMTGEAAAAYGRRLSGASMGLIGAVGALGGLGINLVFREAFLSSGSGTAAFVTFLGFYAVCCAVTWAVYLRRSAPATVAASPGAERKPQLTTV from the coding sequence ATGACCGGAACCGCACCCCGGACCGGAGGCCGCTGGATCGAGCGGTGGGACCCCGAGGACGAGACGTTCTGGAAGGAGTCGGGGGAGCGCATCGCCCGCCGGAACCTCGTGTACTCGGTGCTGTCCGAGCACATCGGGTTCTCGATCTGGTCCCTCTGGTCGGTCATGGTCCTCTTCATGGGCCCGCAGTACGGCATCGACCCGGCCGGGAAGTTCTTCCTGATCGCCACCGCTACCTTCGTGGGGGCCTTCGTCCGGGTGCCGTACACCTTCGCCGTGGCCCGGTTCGGCGGACGCAACTGGACCGTGGTCAGCGCCCTGCTGCTGCTCGCGCCCACGGTGGCCGCGATCGTGGTGATGGAGCCCGGGACCTCGTACTCCACCTTCCTGGTCGTCGCCGCGCTCACCGGGGTCGGCGGCGGCAACTTCGCCTCCTCCATGACCAACATCAACGCGTTCTTCCCGCTCCGCAAGAAGGGCTGGGCGCTCGGCCTCAACGCGGGCGGCGGCAACATCGGCGTCCCGGTCGTCCAGCTGGCCGGCCTGCTGGTCATCGGCACCGCCGGCGCCGGCCACCCCCGCATCCTGCTCGGCGCCTACATCCCGCTCGTGGTGATCGCGGCCACCCTGGCCTGGCTGCGGATGGACAACCTGGCACCGGTACGGAACGACACCGGAGCGGTGCGCGAATCGCTGCGCGACGCGCACACCTGGATCATGGCCTTCCTGTACATCGGCACCTTCGGGTCCTTCATCGGCTACAGCTTCGCCTTCGGACTGGTGCTCCAGACCCAGTTCGGCCGGACCCCGCTGCAGGCCGCCTCGCTCACCTTCATCGGTCCGCTGCTCGGCTCGCTGATCCGGCCCGTGGGCGGCTGGCTGGCCGACCGCCACGGCGGGGCCCGCATCACCCTGGGCACCTTCGTCGCGATGGCCGCCGCCACCGGAGTGGTCATCTTCGCCTCGGTACGGGAATCCCTGCCGGTGTTCCTCGCCGGATTCGTCTCCCTGTTCGTGCTCAGCGGGCTCGGCAACGGCTCCACGTACAAGATGATCCCCGGCATCTTCCAGGCCAAGGCCCTCGCCCGGGGCATGACCGGCGAGGCCGCAGCCGCCTACGGGCGGCGGCTGTCCGGCGCCTCCATGGGGCTGATCGGCGCGGTCGGCGCGCTCGGCGGACTCGGCATCAACCTGGTCTTCCGGGAGGCCTTCCTCAGCTCCGGCTCCGGCACCGCCGCCTTCGTCACCTTCCTCGGCTTCTACGCGGTGTGCTGCGCGGTCACCTGGGCGGTATACCTTCGCCGGTCCGCCCCCGCCACGGTGGCGGCCTCCCCCGGTGCCGAGCGGAAACCGCAGCTCACCACCGTGTAA
- the ftsE gene encoding cell division ATP-binding protein FtsE: MIRFDSVSKSYPKQNRPALRDVSLEIAKGEFVFLVGSSGSGKSTFLRLILREERASHGQVHVLGKDLARLSNWKVPHMRRQLGTVFQDFRLLPNKTVAENVAFAQEVIGKPRGEIRKAVPQVLELVGLGGKEERMPGELSGGEQQRVAIARAFVNRPALLIADEPTGNLDPQTSVGIMKLLDRINRTGTTVIMATHDQQIVDQMRKRVIELEQGRLVRDQSRGVYGYQH; the protein is encoded by the coding sequence GTGATCCGATTCGACAGTGTCTCCAAGTCCTACCCGAAGCAGAACCGCCCCGCGCTCAGGGATGTGTCCCTGGAGATCGCCAAGGGCGAGTTCGTCTTCCTGGTCGGCTCCTCCGGCTCCGGAAAGTCCACCTTCCTCAGGCTCATCCTCCGCGAGGAGCGCGCGAGCCACGGCCAGGTGCACGTCCTGGGCAAGGACCTGGCCCGGCTCTCCAACTGGAAGGTCCCCCACATGCGGCGCCAGCTCGGCACCGTGTTCCAGGACTTCCGGCTGCTCCCCAACAAGACCGTCGCGGAGAACGTGGCCTTCGCCCAGGAGGTCATCGGCAAGCCGCGAGGCGAGATCCGCAAGGCCGTCCCCCAGGTTCTGGAGCTGGTCGGACTGGGCGGCAAGGAAGAACGGATGCCCGGCGAGCTCTCCGGCGGTGAGCAGCAGCGCGTCGCCATCGCCCGGGCGTTCGTCAACCGACCGGCCCTGCTGATCGCGGACGAGCCCACCGGCAACCTCGACCCGCAGACCTCCGTCGGCATCATGAAGCTGCTGGACCGGATCAACCGCACCGGCACCACCGTGATCATGGCGACGCACGACCAGCAGATCGTCGACCAGATGCGCAAGCGCGTCATCGAACTCGAACAGGGCCGTCTCGTCCGCGACCAGTCGCGCGGCGTCTACGGCTACCAGCACTGA
- the ftsX gene encoding permease-like cell division protein FtsX, whose product MRAQFVMSEIGVGLRRNLTMTFAVIISVALSLALFGGSLLMRDQVSQMKGYWYDKVNVTIYLCNKNDAEDSTKGGAGGTGSGAGTGALCAKGAVTAEQKQQIEGELKKLDIVETVRYESADEAYKHYKEQYGHTALASTITPDQMQESFRVKLKDPEKYKVITSAFAGRDGVHSVQDQRSYLDNLFRMLNYLNYAALGIMLIMLIVALLLIVNTVRVSAFSRRRETGIMRLVGASSFYIQVPFIMEAAFAGLIGAVLACGMLGAGQYFVIDHGATLRTKMELINFIGWDSVLTKLPLVLVIGVLMPSLAAFIALRKYLKV is encoded by the coding sequence ATGCGCGCCCAGTTCGTCATGTCGGAGATCGGCGTGGGTCTCCGCCGCAATCTGACGATGACCTTCGCCGTCATCATTTCCGTCGCCCTCTCGCTGGCCCTGTTCGGCGGCTCCCTGCTCATGCGCGACCAGGTGAGCCAGATGAAGGGCTACTGGTACGACAAGGTCAACGTCACCATCTACCTCTGCAACAAGAACGATGCCGAGGACAGCACCAAGGGCGGGGCCGGCGGGACCGGCTCGGGGGCCGGCACCGGCGCCCTGTGCGCCAAGGGCGCGGTGACCGCGGAGCAGAAGCAGCAGATCGAGGGCGAGCTCAAGAAGCTCGACATCGTCGAGACGGTCCGCTACGAGTCCGCCGACGAGGCCTACAAGCACTACAAGGAGCAGTACGGGCACACCGCACTCGCCTCCACCATCACCCCGGACCAGATGCAGGAGTCCTTCCGGGTCAAGCTCAAGGACCCCGAGAAGTACAAGGTCATCACCAGCGCCTTCGCGGGCCGCGACGGGGTCCACTCGGTCCAGGACCAGCGCTCCTACCTGGACAACCTGTTCCGGATGCTGAACTACCTGAACTACGCGGCCCTCGGCATCATGCTGATCATGCTGATCGTCGCCCTGCTGCTGATCGTCAACACGGTGCGCGTCTCGGCGTTCAGCCGTCGGCGGGAGACCGGGATCATGCGGCTGGTGGGTGCCTCCAGCTTCTACATCCAGGTGCCGTTCATCATGGAGGCCGCCTTCGCCGGCCTCATCGGGGCCGTCCTGGCCTGCGGCATGCTCGGCGCCGGCCAGTACTTCGTGATCGACCACGGGGCCACGCTGCGCACCAAGATGGAACTGATCAACTTCATCGGCTGGGACTCGGTGCTCACCAAGCTGCCGCTGGTGCTGGTCATCGGCGTACTGATGCCCTCCCTGGCCGCTTTCATCGCGTTGCGCAAGTACCTGAAGGTGTGA
- a CDS encoding type II toxin-antitoxin system VapC family toxin: MDSSALVLFLADRGSRGAAARRRISEEDTLAAPYLLDTEVASALLGMARGAKIDPTSLDEHFKTYQGLRVQRHQTGPLLPRIRKLYANLSVYDATYVALAEALGVPLLTADVRIERGVQKPRCGIEVITRAPA, translated from the coding sequence GTGGATTCCTCCGCCCTGGTCCTGTTCCTCGCGGACAGGGGGTCCCGCGGCGCCGCCGCCCGCCGGCGCATCAGCGAGGAGGACACCCTCGCCGCTCCTTACCTACTGGACACCGAGGTCGCGTCCGCCCTCCTGGGCATGGCACGCGGCGCCAAAATCGACCCCACGAGCCTCGATGAGCACTTCAAGACCTACCAGGGGCTGCGCGTACAGCGGCACCAGACGGGCCCCTTGCTCCCCCGGATCCGAAAGCTGTACGCCAACCTCTCCGTCTACGACGCCACGTACGTCGCCCTCGCCGAGGCACTGGGCGTCCCCCTGCTGACGGCGGACGTACGCATCGAACGAGGCGTTCAGAAGCCGCGCTGCGGAATCGAGGTCATCACTCGTGCTCCCGCATGA
- the smpB gene encoding SsrA-binding protein SmpB yields MAKEKGRKLIAQNKKARHDYAILDTYECGIVLTGTEVKSLRQGRASLVDGFVSVEGREAWLYNVHVPEYSQGTWTNHSARRKRKLLMHREEIDKLERKAEESGHTVVPLSLYFKDGRAKVEIALAKGKKEYDKRQSLREKQDTRETNRAISAIRRKQRGTI; encoded by the coding sequence ATGGCAAAGGAAAAGGGGCGGAAGCTGATCGCCCAGAACAAGAAGGCGCGGCACGACTACGCGATCCTCGACACCTACGAGTGCGGCATCGTACTCACCGGCACCGAGGTCAAGTCCCTGCGCCAGGGCCGGGCCTCGCTGGTCGACGGGTTCGTGTCGGTGGAGGGCCGCGAGGCCTGGCTCTACAACGTGCACGTCCCGGAGTACAGCCAGGGCACCTGGACCAACCACAGCGCCCGGCGCAAGCGCAAGCTCCTGATGCACCGGGAGGAGATCGACAAGCTGGAGCGCAAGGCCGAGGAGTCGGGCCACACCGTCGTGCCGTTGTCCCTGTACTTCAAGGACGGCCGCGCCAAGGTCGAGATCGCGCTGGCGAAGGGCAAGAAGGAGTACGACAAGCGGCAGTCGCTGCGGGAGAAGCAGGACACCCGGGAGACGAACCGGGCGATCTCGGCGATCCGCCGCAAGCAGCGCGGCACGATTTAA
- a CDS encoding Txe/YoeB family addiction module toxin, whose protein sequence is MRSIHFDPAAWEDFLFWLASDVKMARRITRLIGEIQRDPFSGIGKPEPLKGDLSGYWSRRIDDEHRLVYRADEKEVKILKARYHY, encoded by the coding sequence GTGAGGAGTATCCACTTCGACCCGGCCGCCTGGGAGGACTTCCTGTTCTGGCTCGCTTCCGACGTGAAGATGGCCCGCAGGATCACCCGCCTCATCGGCGAGATCCAGCGCGACCCGTTCAGCGGGATCGGCAAGCCCGAGCCACTGAAGGGCGACCTGTCGGGCTATTGGTCCCGCCGGATCGACGACGAGCACCGGCTCGTCTACCGGGCGGACGAGAAGGAAGTGAAGATCCTGAAGGCCCGCTACCACTACTGA
- a CDS encoding SH3 domain-containing protein, producing MPAYRCMPATALVVAAVTATCLVPAAPALADSASIRFSQPYVPSIAPGQTGRVVIAAVGGTDRVASSTFRITAPERTSFPEARFYWNGQRASVQCTRSADARRLTCDAGTRAGFAFPAYEQTRLAVTVRVDRNAPQGTTLDGGAWETGVDDPVLFAVATTVTGPKGDPGDDGRPGDPGHHGKPGGPGPKGDRGEKGDKGDRGEKGPKGDKGHQGPAGPKGDKGPKGDKGDKGEKGDRGHKGDTGPGGGHQGPKGDKGDQGPAGPRGEKGEKGDKGPQGPKGHQGPKGDKGHQGDKGPKGDQGPKGDKGDKGDPGSKGDSGKPGTPGKPGKPTKPAKSAKARILASAHGLTIHSGPGTHYKKTGKAKNGAVVPVQCKTNGRTVGGNALWYKLADGRGWIPARYAHNLNKIPYCS from the coding sequence TTGCCTGCTTACCGCTGCATGCCCGCGACCGCCCTGGTCGTCGCCGCCGTCACCGCGACCTGCCTGGTGCCGGCCGCGCCGGCGCTCGCCGACTCGGCGAGCATCCGGTTCTCCCAGCCGTACGTGCCGTCCATCGCCCCCGGCCAGACGGGGCGCGTCGTGATCGCGGCCGTCGGCGGGACCGACCGGGTGGCGAGCTCCACCTTCCGGATCACCGCTCCGGAGCGGACCAGCTTCCCCGAGGCCCGGTTCTACTGGAACGGGCAGCGGGCCTCGGTGCAGTGCACCCGCTCCGCCGACGCCCGCCGGCTGACCTGCGACGCGGGCACCCGGGCGGGCTTCGCCTTCCCGGCGTACGAGCAGACCCGGCTGGCCGTGACCGTACGGGTGGACCGGAACGCACCGCAGGGCACCACGCTCGACGGCGGCGCATGGGAGACGGGCGTGGACGACCCGGTCCTGTTCGCGGTGGCCACCACGGTGACGGGCCCGAAGGGCGACCCCGGCGACGACGGCAGGCCGGGCGACCCGGGCCACCACGGCAAGCCGGGCGGCCCGGGCCCCAAGGGCGACCGCGGGGAGAAGGGCGACAAGGGCGACCGCGGGGAGAAGGGCCCGAAGGGCGACAAGGGCCACCAGGGCCCGGCCGGCCCCAAGGGAGACAAGGGCCCCAAGGGAGACAAGGGAGACAAGGGCGAGAAGGGCGACCGCGGCCACAAGGGCGACACCGGCCCGGGCGGCGGCCACCAGGGCCCGAAGGGAGACAAAGGCGACCAGGGCCCGGCCGGCCCGCGGGGCGAGAAGGGCGAAAAGGGAGACAAGGGACCACAGGGCCCCAAGGGCCACCAGGGCCCGAAGGGAGACAAGGGACACCAGGGCGACAAGGGCCCGAAGGGCGACCAGGGACCCAAGGGCGACAAGGGCGACAAGGGCGACCCCGGCTCCAAGGGCGACTCCGGCAAGCCCGGCACCCCCGGTAAGCCGGGCAAGCCCACCAAGCCCGCCAAGTCCGCGAAGGCCCGCATCCTCGCCTCCGCCCACGGCCTGACCATCCACTCCGGCCCCGGCACGCACTACAAGAAGACCGGCAAGGCCAAGAACGGCGCGGTCGTCCCGGTGCAGTGCAAGACCAACGGCCGGACCGTCGGCGGCAATGCGCTCTGGTACAAGCTCGCCGACGGCCGCGGCTGGATCCCCGCCCGCTACGCCCACAACCTCAACAAGATCCCGTACTGCTCCTGA
- a CDS encoding FitA-like ribbon-helix-helix domain-containing protein: MTAFTIREVPDDIARRIKVRAAEAGQSLQSYLLSLVTRDATQPTLAEMADRAERYATEDIDVQDVLDVIDSGRAGR; this comes from the coding sequence ATGACTGCATTCACGATCCGGGAAGTCCCCGATGACATCGCCCGCCGCATAAAGGTCCGAGCCGCCGAGGCCGGACAGTCCCTCCAGAGCTACCTGCTCAGCCTCGTCACCAGAGACGCCACCCAGCCCACGCTCGCCGAAATGGCCGACCGCGCCGAGCGCTACGCCACGGAGGACATCGACGTCCAGGACGTCCTCGACGTCATCGACTCGGGCAGGGCCGGTCGTTGA